In one Antennarius striatus isolate MH-2024 chromosome 1, ASM4005453v1, whole genome shotgun sequence genomic region, the following are encoded:
- the cyb5b gene encoding cytochrome b5 type B — MGEVNEDTGSGPAGVGENGETLECAVKYYTLEEIRTHNLASDSWLIIHDKVYDITSFYEEHPGGEEVLLEQAGADATESFEDVGHSTDAREMLQQYLIGELHMDDRKEEAKKEEHETTSGESSSWTVWLIPAIVATIVGIVCRYYMFEHKSS; from the exons ATGGGAGAGGTGAACGAGGACACGGGCAGTGGACCTGCCGGTGTGGGGGAAAACGGCGAAACACTCGAATGCGCTGTAAAATATTACACATTAGAAGAAATTAGAACACATAACCTGGCCAGCGACTCATGGCTCATCATCCACGATAAAGTATATGACATCACAAGTTTCTATGAAGAG CATCCCGGAGGTGAGGAGGTTTTGCTGGAGCAGGCGGGTGCAGATGCCACAGAGAGCTTTGAGGATGTGGGTCATTCCACTGATGCCAGGGAGATGCTCCAGCAGTATCTGATCGGGGAGCTTCACATG GATGACAGAAAAGAGGAGGCCAAAAAG gaGGAACATGAGACAACTTCAGGAGAGTCCAG CTCCTGGACCGTGTGGTTGATACCTGCTATCGTTGCAACCATAGTTGGCATCGTGTGTCGCTACTACATGTTTGAACACAAGTCGTCTTAA